Proteins encoded within one genomic window of Candidatus Zixiibacteriota bacterium:
- a CDS encoding 23S rRNA (pseudouridine(1915)-N(3))-methyltransferase RlmH gives MVKIEIIAVGKDKDRWVSEGAAHFEKLLGKFARIEWITITAEKGKSLSPAQIKKAEAARLLGKIDKGLIIALHDRGTKLDSMQLAAKLERWLGQCNGRIVFVIGGAFGLDETVLNRADMMLSLSRLTFSHQVVRIVLMEQLYRAFSILYGSDYHK, from the coding sequence TTGGTTAAAATAGAGATCATAGCGGTCGGCAAAGATAAGGATCGCTGGGTTTCCGAAGGCGCAGCTCATTTCGAAAAACTCCTTGGTAAATTCGCCCGGATCGAATGGATCACCATCACCGCCGAAAAGGGCAAAAGCCTCTCCCCGGCCCAGATTAAAAAGGCCGAAGCAGCCCGTCTACTCGGCAAAATCGACAAAGGCTTGATTATCGCCCTGCATGATCGCGGAACCAAACTCGACTCGATGCAATTAGCCGCTAAGCTGGAGCGTTGGCTGGGGCAATGCAATGGTCGGATCGTGTTCGTTATCGGTGGGGCTTTCGGTTTAGACGAAACGGTACTCAACAGGGCGGACATGATGTTGTCGCTCTCTCGTCTGACTTTCTCCCATCAGGTCGTGCGTATCGTGCTCATGGAACAGCTCTATCGGGCCTTTTCGATTCTCTACGGCAGCGACTACCACAAATAA
- the ftsY gene encoding signal recognition particle-docking protein FtsY: MFSAFEKLKKSLTRTKDSIVGKIARVVGRRKLDDDLLDEIEEILIEADVGVQATMRLIENIKEKAKEQKITEGDQVMGLLSEEIRAILTNRSDEKKTTTSGKPEIWLIVGVNGVGKTTTIGKLATLFASEGKKTIIAACDTFRAAAIEQVAIWADRSGVEIVRAQSGSDPAAVAFDAAKAAVARNADILLVDTAGRLHTKANLMEELKKIRRVVEKAAPEAAILSKLIIDGSTGQNALSQVKVFTDAVGCDGIIVTKLDGTAKGGIMIAVAEELGVPVDFIGIGEGQQDMQRFDPKQFAEALLA; encoded by the coding sequence ATGTTTAGTGCCTTTGAAAAACTCAAGAAATCGCTGACCAGAACCAAGGACAGCATTGTGGGCAAAATTGCCCGGGTAGTCGGTCGGCGTAAATTGGACGATGACCTGCTCGACGAAATCGAGGAAATCCTGATCGAGGCGGATGTCGGCGTTCAGGCTACGATGCGCTTAATCGAGAACATCAAGGAAAAAGCCAAAGAGCAGAAGATTACCGAAGGCGACCAGGTGATGGGCCTTTTGTCCGAAGAGATTCGCGCTATCCTGACCAATCGCTCCGACGAAAAGAAAACGACGACCTCCGGCAAACCCGAGATCTGGCTGATAGTCGGCGTCAACGGCGTCGGTAAAACGACCACCATCGGAAAACTGGCGACGTTGTTCGCATCGGAAGGCAAAAAAACCATTATTGCCGCCTGTGATACTTTCCGGGCCGCCGCTATCGAGCAGGTAGCAATCTGGGCCGACCGTTCAGGAGTCGAGATTGTCCGGGCACAGTCCGGGTCGGATCCGGCCGCAGTGGCTTTCGACGCCGCCAAAGCAGCCGTCGCTCGCAACGCCGATATTCTCCTGGTCGATACCGCCGGAAGACTGCACACCAAGGCCAACCTGATGGAAGAGCTCAAAAAGATACGCCGCGTGGTCGAAAAAGCCGCCCCGGAAGCCGCCATTCTGAGCAAACTCATCATTGACGGCTCCACCGGCCAGAATGCCCTCTCGCAGGTCAAAGTCTTCACCGACGCGGTCGGTTGCGACGGGATTATCGTCACCAAACTCGACGGCACCGCCAAAGGCGGCATCATGATCGCCGTGGCCGAAGAACTCGGCGTTCCGGTCGATTTCATCGGGATCGGCGAGGGGCAGCAGGATATGCAACGGTTTGACCCGAAACAATTCGCCGAGGCGCTGCTGGCATGA
- a CDS encoding secondary thiamine-phosphate synthase enzyme YjbQ → MIETLTISTSQREEMVDITTRVQQLVDKSGIESGLVVCFVPHTTAAVTINEGADPDVRRDILYKLNKEIPQRDGYHHGEGNSDAHIKSSLFGASEQVLIENGRLVLGTWQAIYFCEFDGPRQRRMIVRITALG, encoded by the coding sequence ATGATCGAGACGTTGACCATAAGCACCTCACAACGTGAGGAAATGGTCGACATAACCACCCGGGTACAACAACTGGTCGATAAAAGCGGCATAGAGTCCGGTCTTGTCGTTTGTTTTGTCCCTCATACGACAGCAGCGGTTACGATCAATGAGGGCGCCGACCCCGACGTTCGCCGCGACATCCTCTATAAACTCAACAAGGAGATTCCTCAACGTGACGGTTATCATCACGGCGAGGGCAACTCCGACGCCCATATCAAATCTTCGCTTTTCGGCGCTTCAGAACAGGTGTTGATCGAGAACGGCCGACTGGTTCTCGGGACTTGGCAAGCGATCTACTTCTGCGAATTCGACGGCCCCCGTCAGCGCCGCATGATCGTAAGGATAACCGCTCTTGGTTAA